The Carassius carassius chromosome 31, fCarCar2.1, whole genome shotgun sequence genome includes a region encoding these proteins:
- the LOC132111452 gene encoding prolyl 4-hydroxylase subunit alpha-1-like isoform X2: MKLSVSLRMALCWFLLSFLFHSLYAHNDFFTSIGQMTDLLYTEKDLVTSLKEYIRQEENRLEQVKDWADKLDSLTITATQDPEGYLGHPVNAFKLMKRLNSEWADLESLVLKDTANGFISNLTIQRQFFPTDEDQTGAAKALLRLQDTYQLSANTISNGDLPGVVHKSRMTVADCFELGKIAYSEADYYHTELWMAQALTQLDEGEESTIDKVTVMDYLSYAIYQQGELERALGMTKRMLKLDPDHQRANGNLKYFEFQLEKQRKPESEKEQEDTKKEKKVLDKRDAQRKRSKDPLPERKKYEMLCRGEGIKLTPRRQSRLFCRYFDNNRNPQLLLSPVKQEDEWDRPHIVRYHDIISDSEIKTVKELAKPRLKRATVHDPITGKLTTAQYRVSKSAWLSAYEHSTIEKINQRIEDITGLEMDTAEELQVANYGVGGQYEPHFDFGRKDEPDAFKELGTGNRIATWLFYMSDVSAGGATVFTDVGAAVWPKKGTAVFWYNLFASGEGDYSTRHAACPVLVGSKWVSNKWIHERGQEFRRPCEISENE; this comes from the exons ATGAAactctctgtttctctcaggATGGCTTTGTGTTGGTTCCTGTTGAGTTTCCTCTTCCATTCCCTGTATGCCCACAATGACTTCTTCACTTCTATAG GTCAGATGACAGACCTACTGTACACAGAGAAGGACCTGGTGACATCACTTAAAGAATACATCCGACAAGAGGAAAATAGACTAGAGCAGGTCAAAGA CTGGGCAGACAAACTGGACTCACTGACAATCACAGCCACGCAGGACCCTGAGGGATACCTGGGGCACCCGGTCAATGCCTTTAAGCTGATGAAACGACTCAACAGTGAGTGGGCTGATCTGGAGAGCCTGGTGTTGAAAGACACTGCCAATG GGTTTATTTCTAATCTGACCATCCAGAGACAGTTTTTCCCAACAGATGAGGACCAGACAGGAGCAGCCAAAGCTTTGCTTAGATTACAGGACACATACCAGCTGTCTGCCAACACCATCTCTAATGGAGACCTGCCTG GTGTTGTGCACAAGAGCCGGATGACAGTGGCAGACTGCTTTGAGCTGGGGAAGATTGCTTACTCTGAGGCAGATTATTATCACACAGAGCTCTGGATGGCTCAGGCCCTCACACAGCTGGATGAAGGGGAGGAATCCACCATAGACAAGGTCACAGTCATGGACTACCTCAGTTATGCCATCTACCAGCAGGGGGAACTAGAGCGAGCCCTCGGGATGACCAAGAGGATGCTAAAACTAG ACCCGGATCACCAGAGGGCCAATGGGAACCTAAAGTACTTTGAGTTCCAGCTGGAGAAGCAGAGAAAGCCAGAGTCCGAGAAGGAACAGGAAGatacaaaaaaagagaagaaagtgCTGGACAAACGTGACGCTCAGAGGAAACGGTCCAAAGACCCTCTGCCAGAGAGGAAGAAATATGAAATGCTGTGCCGAGGAGAGGGAATCAAACTG ACACCCCGCAGACAGAGTCGACTGTTTTGCCGTTACTTTGACAACAACCGCAATCCGCAGTTGCTTTTGTCTCCAGTGAAGCAAGAAGATGAATGGGACCGCCCACATATTGTTCGCTATCATGACATCATCTCTGACAGTGAGATCAAGACAGTGAAGGAGTTGGCAAAACCCAGA CTAAAGCGAGCAACCGTGCACGATCCCATTACGGGAAAACTGACCACTGCCCAATACAGAGTCTCCAAGAG CGCTTGGCTGTCTGCATATGAGCATTCTACGATTGAAAAGATTAACCAGCGTATCGAAGATATAACAGGCCTGGAGATGGACACAGCAGAAGAACTGCAG GTTGCAAATTATGGAGTTGGCGGTCAGTACGAACCTCATTTTGACTTTGGAAGA AAAGATGAACCAGATGCCTTTAAAGAACTCGGAACAGGAAACCGAATCGCCACTTGGCTCTTTTAT ATGAGTGACGTGTCAGCAGGCGGCGCTACAGTCTTCACAGATGTCGGAGCAGCAGTATGGCCTAAAAAA GGTACAGCAGTGTTCTGGTATAACCTTTTTGCCAGTGGAGAAGGAGACTACAGCACAAGACATGCTGCCTGTCCAGTATTAGTAGGCAGCAAATGGG TATCAAACAAATGGATACATGAACGAGGTCAAGAATTCAGACGGCCCTGTGAAATCTCAGAGAATGAATGA
- the LOC132111452 gene encoding prolyl 4-hydroxylase subunit alpha-1-like isoform X1 produces the protein MKLSVSLRMALCWFLLSFLFHSLYAHNDFFTSIGQMTDLLYTEKDLVTSLKEYIRQEENRLEQVKDWADKLDSLTITATQDPEGYLGHPVNAFKLMKRLNSEWADLESLVLKDTANGFISNLTIQRQFFPTDEDQTGAAKALLRLQDTYQLSANTISNGDLPGVVHKSRMTVADCFELGKIAYSEADYYHTELWMAQALTQLDEGEESTIDKVTVMDYLSYAIYQQGELERALGMTKRMLKLDPDHQRANGNLKYFEFQLEKQRKPESEKEQEDTKKEKKVLDKRDAQRKRSKDPLPERKKYEMLCRGEGIKLTPRRQSRLFCRYFDNNRNPQLLLSPVKQEDEWDRPHIVRYHDIISDSEIKTVKELAKPRLRRATISNPTTGVLETAPYRISKSAWLSAYEHSTIEKINQRIEDITGLEMDTAEELQVANYGVGGQYEPHFDFGRKDEPDAFKELGTGNRIATWLFYMSDVSAGGATVFTDVGAAVWPKKGTAVFWYNLFASGEGDYSTRHAACPVLVGSKWVSNKWIHERGQEFRRPCEISENE, from the exons ATGAAactctctgtttctctcaggATGGCTTTGTGTTGGTTCCTGTTGAGTTTCCTCTTCCATTCCCTGTATGCCCACAATGACTTCTTCACTTCTATAG GTCAGATGACAGACCTACTGTACACAGAGAAGGACCTGGTGACATCACTTAAAGAATACATCCGACAAGAGGAAAATAGACTAGAGCAGGTCAAAGA CTGGGCAGACAAACTGGACTCACTGACAATCACAGCCACGCAGGACCCTGAGGGATACCTGGGGCACCCGGTCAATGCCTTTAAGCTGATGAAACGACTCAACAGTGAGTGGGCTGATCTGGAGAGCCTGGTGTTGAAAGACACTGCCAATG GGTTTATTTCTAATCTGACCATCCAGAGACAGTTTTTCCCAACAGATGAGGACCAGACAGGAGCAGCCAAAGCTTTGCTTAGATTACAGGACACATACCAGCTGTCTGCCAACACCATCTCTAATGGAGACCTGCCTG GTGTTGTGCACAAGAGCCGGATGACAGTGGCAGACTGCTTTGAGCTGGGGAAGATTGCTTACTCTGAGGCAGATTATTATCACACAGAGCTCTGGATGGCTCAGGCCCTCACACAGCTGGATGAAGGGGAGGAATCCACCATAGACAAGGTCACAGTCATGGACTACCTCAGTTATGCCATCTACCAGCAGGGGGAACTAGAGCGAGCCCTCGGGATGACCAAGAGGATGCTAAAACTAG ACCCGGATCACCAGAGGGCCAATGGGAACCTAAAGTACTTTGAGTTCCAGCTGGAGAAGCAGAGAAAGCCAGAGTCCGAGAAGGAACAGGAAGatacaaaaaaagagaagaaagtgCTGGACAAACGTGACGCTCAGAGGAAACGGTCCAAAGACCCTCTGCCAGAGAGGAAGAAATATGAAATGCTGTGCCGAGGAGAGGGAATCAAACTG ACACCCCGCAGACAGAGTCGACTGTTTTGCCGTTACTTTGACAACAACCGCAATCCGCAGTTGCTTTTGTCTCCAGTGAAGCAAGAAGATGAATGGGACCGCCCACATATTGTTCGCTATCATGACATCATCTCTGACAGTGAGATCAAGACAGTGAAGGAGTTGGCAAAACCCAGA CTCCGTAGGGCTACTATATCCAATCCCACCACGGGCGTGCTTGAGACCGCCCCCTACAGGATCAGTAAGAG CGCTTGGCTGTCTGCATATGAGCATTCTACGATTGAAAAGATTAACCAGCGTATCGAAGATATAACAGGCCTGGAGATGGACACAGCAGAAGAACTGCAG GTTGCAAATTATGGAGTTGGCGGTCAGTACGAACCTCATTTTGACTTTGGAAGA AAAGATGAACCAGATGCCTTTAAAGAACTCGGAACAGGAAACCGAATCGCCACTTGGCTCTTTTAT ATGAGTGACGTGTCAGCAGGCGGCGCTACAGTCTTCACAGATGTCGGAGCAGCAGTATGGCCTAAAAAA GGTACAGCAGTGTTCTGGTATAACCTTTTTGCCAGTGGAGAAGGAGACTACAGCACAAGACATGCTGCCTGTCCAGTATTAGTAGGCAGCAAATGGG TATCAAACAAATGGATACATGAACGAGGTCAAGAATTCAGACGGCCCTGTGAAATCTCAGAGAATGAATGA
- the LOC132111453 gene encoding uncharacterized protein LOC132111453, whose product MDPWQNLVSRCSAWWQMHTPHSLRVCVYEVCKPLVPLLLVIAALVAVIVYALADNLHSFVSRIFLPQYHYPYAVPLAFIQVFLNLLALLALHGVGLIHLKPFSLRLGERLFVPAVCGSIQCVLAIWAEAYSHSGLFPLIARFLPMVSVSLGHLFALSMPGSIHVSCFLTVLTFASVTITAYKGIHAMEPLEYVFSPLSLVLHSLSLAWLAKVSQTERGHTSTFDLYYTLTVTRTLLLGFLCVLHPDGPKALILGNWHSLLFLGYMVGMLLLGAVQLLFVDLTALYFSALPAAVLHATRGLVLPLFSLL is encoded by the exons ATGGACCCCTGGCAAAATCTGGTGTCCAGATG TTCGGCATGGTGGCAGATGCATACGCCGCATTCTCTGAGAGTTTGTGTGTATGAAGTGTGTAAACCTCTGGTGCCACTTCTGCTGGTCATCGCGGCCCTGGTGGCTGTGATTGTGTATGCTCTGGCAGATAATCTACACAGTTTTGTAAGCAGGATCTTCCTTCCCCAGTATCACTATCCTTATGCGGTGCCACTTGCATTCATACAG GTATTTTTAAATCTCCTGGCACTGCTAGCTTTGCACGGTGTGGGGCTGATCCACCTGAAGCCTTTTTCACTGAGGCTGGGTGAGCGTTTGTTTGTGCCGGCGGTCTGTGGGAGCATCCAGTGCGTTCTGGCCATATGGGCTGAAGCCTATTCCCACTCTGGCCTGTTCCCGCTAATCGCCCGTTTCCTCCCAATGGTCAGTGTGAGCTTGGGTCACCTGTTTGCACTGAGTATGCCAGGCTCCATCCATGTCTCCTGCTTTCTGACAGTGCTCACTTTTGCCTCAGTCACCATCACAG cATATAAAGGAATTCATGCGATGGAACCGCTGGAGTATGTCTTCTCTCCCCTCAGCCTTGTCCTCCACAGCCTCTCTCTTGCCTGGCTAGCCAAAGTCTCCCAAACGGAGCGAGGCCATACCTCAACCTTTGACCTTTACTACACTCTGACAGTGACACGTACCCTCTTATTAGGGTTCCTATGTGTTTTGCACCCAGATGGACCAAAGGCACTGATTCTTGGCAACTGGCACAGTCTGCTGTTTCTGGGATACATGGTCGGGATGTTACTGCTGGGTGCTGTGCAGCTTCTCTTTGTGGATTTAACAGCACTGTATTTTTCTGCTCTTCCAGCAGCCGTGCTGCATGCGACCAGAGGGCTGGTTCTACCCCTGTTCAGTCTGCTATAG
- the mgmt gene encoding methylated-DNA--protein-cysteine methyltransferase gives MSASGSCVLREVTLCSPVGEILLSGCEKGVHTINIKLGTDKDESVHPVGRSEMSPELQHCVDWLQCYFMKPESVSALPLPTLHNPLMQSDSFKAHVLWTLFKEVGLGKTVSYKQLAEMIGNPKAVRAVGSAMKNNPIPLIVPCHRVLRSSGDSGSYMGGKGDDIKVWLLTHEKKSIGAQCIKE, from the exons ATGTCTGCCAGCGGTTCTTGTGTGCTGCGTGAAGTGACTCTCTGCTCGCCAGTGGGGGAAATCCTGCTGAGCGGCTGCGAGAAAGGAGTTCATACCATTAATATCAAACTGGGAACAGACAAGGACGAGAG TGTACACCCTGTTGGTCGGTCAGAAATGAGTCCTGAGTTACAGCACTGTGTTGACTGGCTTCAGTGCTACTTCATGAAACCCGAGTCCGTCAGTGCACTTCCTTTGCCTACTTTACACAATCCGCTAATGCAGAGTG ACTCTTTTAAAGCACATGTGCTGTGGACTCTATTTAAGGAAGTGGGACTTGGTAAAACGGTCTCCTACAAGCAGCTTGCTGAAATGATCGGGAATCCAAAAGCTGTGCGAGCTGTGGGTTCAGCCATGAAGAATAACCCG ATTCCCCTGATCGTGCCATGCCACCGGGTGCTGCGTAGTTCAGGGGACAGTGGCTCATATATGGGAGGAAAGGGAGATGATATTAAAGTCTGGCTGCTcactcatgaaaaaaaaagcattggtGCTCAATGCATCAAAGAGTGA
- the LOC132112036 gene encoding progonadoliberin-3 produces the protein MEGKGRVLVQLLMLACVLEVSLCQHWSYGWLPGGKRSVGEVEATFRMTDSGDAVLSIPVDSPMERLSPIHVVSEVDAESLPLKEQRFPNRRGRD, from the exons ATGGAGGGGAAAGGAAGGGTGCTGGTCCAGTTGTTAATGCTAGCGTGTGTGTTGGAGGTTAGTCTTTGCCAGCACTGGTCATACGGTTGGCTTCCTGGTGGAAAGAGAAGTGTTGGTGAAGTGGAGGCAACATTTAGG ATGACAGATTCTGGTGATGCAGTACTATCTATTCCCGTGGACAGTCCAATGGAGCGGCTTTCACCGATACACGTA GTGAGTGAGGTGGACGCTGAAAGTTTGCCTCTGAAAGAACAGAGATTTCCCAACAGACGGGGAAGAGATTAA
- the LOC132111455 gene encoding protein ecdysoneless homolog: MDVLKRPSIPEDAVQYQLFLVHPESSDAETHERFLQQILQNTLAELAPLLVQYIWQHQPFNLRYHPEKGAVPAHLGGVTEFGDNVEDEWFIVYLLKRITCTFSDIAAAVYDNDGQFLLIEAAEHLPKWLDPDSSENRVFLYRGELHILPNRTRSGEVGWPKDSVPTVEQALEVLHSHTESCLAKQPICAALTKRLDGYPEKIQQNFHRAHCYVPAGIAVVLSRRPDLIAPAVSAFYLRDPVDLQACRTFHTFTPDTRVMTSVKFTRCLYAQLQQQSFVPDRRSGFTLPVRSHPQYRAHELGMKLAHGFEIQCSKSGQSASKKDASVSSNPLWRGFLDSLKKNGYFKGELQGSVRYKDLMTSAESFFRQSVTSTHCPAIQNPGQEILKVLEDTSYSLEDLKNQEAHLPPEDSDAWLDITPQELERLLEERGGRGVSDSTCKTAKPDEELQEKEAGYSLIAVTQGMKNFINAMSSHEGAEIPSSYLAQPFSFDPEAVTSGLDRLLGRKDDELDSDDFEDDDEKDDSDVDEDEGVQNCEQAGAEDLDNLRKYMDEMDQELQSTNIGRSFTQNNRTSNKADASKSSMADSGSELVEEEIQSLDVDLNLVSNLLESLASQAGLAGPASNLLQSLGIHIPPDADQS, encoded by the exons ATGGATGTTTTGAAAAGACCTTCTATCCCCGAAGACGCGGTCCAGTATCAGCTGTTTCTGGTTCACCCTGAATCATCAGACGCAGAAACTCATGAAAGATTCCTCCAGCAGATCCTGCAAAACACCCTCGCTGAGCTCGCCCCCCTCCTGGTGCAGTACATCTGGCAGCATCAGCCCTTCAATCTAAGATACCACCCCGAGAAAG GAGCTGTGCCTGCGCACCTGGGCGGTGTTACTGAGTTTGGTGATAATGTGGAGGACGAATGGTTCATCGTTTACCTGCTCAAACGCATCACATGCACCTTTAGTGATATAGCTGCTGCTGTCTATGATAATGATGGACAGTTTCTTCTGATTGAAGCAGCTGAACACCTGCCAAAGTGGCTGGATCCTGACAGCAGTGAAAACAGG GTGTTCCTGTACCGGGGAGAGCTGCACATATTACCCAACCGCACACGTTCTGGAGAGGTTGGCTGGCCCAAAGACTCAGTGCCTACTGTGGAGCAGGCTCTAGAGGTGCTGCATTCACACACTGAGAGCTGTTTAGCCAAACAGCCCATATGCGCCGCTCTGACCAAGAGGCTTGATGG GTATCCAGAAAAAATCCAGCAGAATTTCCACCGTGCCCACTGTTATGTGCCTGCGGGCATTGCTGTGGTTTTATCTAGGAGGCCTGACCTTATAGCCCCTGCCGTGTCTGCTTTCTATCTGCGTGACCCTGTTGACCTCCAGGCCTGCAGAACTTTCCACACGTTTACTCCTGACACTAGAGTTATGACATCC GTAAAGTTTACTCGCTGCTTGTACGCACAGCTGCAGCAACAGAGTTTTGTTCCAGATCGGCGGAGTGGTTTCACACTTCCTGTCCGCTCTCATCCCCAGTACAGAGCTCACGAGCTGGGAATGAAACTG GCCCATGGTTTTGAAATCCAGTGCTCCAAGAGTGGACAGTCTGCATCCAAGAAAGATGCTTCAGTCAGCAGTAACCCACTATGGAGAGGCTTTTTAGATAGTCTCAAAAAGAATGGATACTTTAAG GGCGAACTACAAGGATCTGTTCGATACAAAGACCTAATGACATCAGCAGAGAGTTTCTTCAGACAGTCTGTAACCAGCACTCACTG CCCTGCTATTCAGAATCCTGGTCAAGAGATTCTGAAAGTCTTGGAAGACACCTCCTACAGTTTGGAAGATCTAAAAAATCAAGAGGCACATCTACCACCAGAGGACA GTGATGCATGGTTAGACATCACACCTCAGGAGCTGGAGAGACTGCTCGAGGAGAGAGGAGGTCGAGGGGTGAGCGATAGCACATGCAAAACAGCAAAACCTGATGAGGAGCTTCAGGAGAAAGAAGCTGGCTACAGTCTGATAGCTGTAACGCAAGGCATGAAGAACTTCATCAATGCCATGTCCTCTCATGAAGGAGCTGAAATACCTAG ttcttaCTTGGCTCAGCCCTTCAGCTTTGATCCAGAGGCAGTAACCAGTGGACTTGATAGACTTCTAG GAAGAAAGGATGATGAGTTAGACTCTGATGACTTTGAGGATGATGATGAAAAGGACGACAGTGATGTCGATGAGGATGAAGGAGTGCAGAATTGCGAGCAGGCAGGTGCAGAGGATCTGGACAATCTGAGGAAATACATGGATGAAATGGACCAGGAACTGCAAAGCACAAATATTGGCAGAAGTTTTACACAGAATAACAGA ACCAGTAATAAAGCAGATGCATCTAAAAGCTCAATGGCCGATTCCGGGTCAGAGCTTGTTGAGGAAGAAATCCAGTCACTTGATGTGGATCTCAACCTGGTTTCAAATTTACTAGAGTCTCTCGCTTCTCAGGCGGGGCTTGCTGGGCCTGCATCTAACCTACTGCAGAGTCTTGGCATCCACATCCCACCTGATGCAGATCAGTCATGA
- the LOC132111452 gene encoding prolyl 4-hydroxylase subunit alpha-1-like isoform X3, with product MALCWFLLSFLFHSLYAHNDFFTSIGQMTDLLYTEKDLVTSLKEYIRQEENRLEQVKDWADKLDSLTITATQDPEGYLGHPVNAFKLMKRLNSEWADLESLVLKDTANGFISNLTIQRQFFPTDEDQTGAAKALLRLQDTYQLSANTISNGDLPGVVHKSRMTVADCFELGKIAYSEADYYHTELWMAQALTQLDEGEESTIDKVTVMDYLSYAIYQQGELERALGMTKRMLKLDPDHQRANGNLKYFEFQLEKQRKPESEKEQEDTKKEKKVLDKRDAQRKRSKDPLPERKKYEMLCRGEGIKLTPRRQSRLFCRYFDNNRNPQLLLSPVKQEDEWDRPHIVRYHDIISDSEIKTVKELAKPRLRRATISNPTTGVLETAPYRISKSAWLSAYEHSTIEKINQRIEDITGLEMDTAEELQVANYGVGGQYEPHFDFGRKDEPDAFKELGTGNRIATWLFYMSDVSAGGATVFTDVGAAVWPKKGTAVFWYNLFASGEGDYSTRHAACPVLVGSKWVSNKWIHERGQEFRRPCEISENE from the exons ATGGCTTTGTGTTGGTTCCTGTTGAGTTTCCTCTTCCATTCCCTGTATGCCCACAATGACTTCTTCACTTCTATAG GTCAGATGACAGACCTACTGTACACAGAGAAGGACCTGGTGACATCACTTAAAGAATACATCCGACAAGAGGAAAATAGACTAGAGCAGGTCAAAGA CTGGGCAGACAAACTGGACTCACTGACAATCACAGCCACGCAGGACCCTGAGGGATACCTGGGGCACCCGGTCAATGCCTTTAAGCTGATGAAACGACTCAACAGTGAGTGGGCTGATCTGGAGAGCCTGGTGTTGAAAGACACTGCCAATG GGTTTATTTCTAATCTGACCATCCAGAGACAGTTTTTCCCAACAGATGAGGACCAGACAGGAGCAGCCAAAGCTTTGCTTAGATTACAGGACACATACCAGCTGTCTGCCAACACCATCTCTAATGGAGACCTGCCTG GTGTTGTGCACAAGAGCCGGATGACAGTGGCAGACTGCTTTGAGCTGGGGAAGATTGCTTACTCTGAGGCAGATTATTATCACACAGAGCTCTGGATGGCTCAGGCCCTCACACAGCTGGATGAAGGGGAGGAATCCACCATAGACAAGGTCACAGTCATGGACTACCTCAGTTATGCCATCTACCAGCAGGGGGAACTAGAGCGAGCCCTCGGGATGACCAAGAGGATGCTAAAACTAG ACCCGGATCACCAGAGGGCCAATGGGAACCTAAAGTACTTTGAGTTCCAGCTGGAGAAGCAGAGAAAGCCAGAGTCCGAGAAGGAACAGGAAGatacaaaaaaagagaagaaagtgCTGGACAAACGTGACGCTCAGAGGAAACGGTCCAAAGACCCTCTGCCAGAGAGGAAGAAATATGAAATGCTGTGCCGAGGAGAGGGAATCAAACTG ACACCCCGCAGACAGAGTCGACTGTTTTGCCGTTACTTTGACAACAACCGCAATCCGCAGTTGCTTTTGTCTCCAGTGAAGCAAGAAGATGAATGGGACCGCCCACATATTGTTCGCTATCATGACATCATCTCTGACAGTGAGATCAAGACAGTGAAGGAGTTGGCAAAACCCAGA CTCCGTAGGGCTACTATATCCAATCCCACCACGGGCGTGCTTGAGACCGCCCCCTACAGGATCAGTAAGAG CGCTTGGCTGTCTGCATATGAGCATTCTACGATTGAAAAGATTAACCAGCGTATCGAAGATATAACAGGCCTGGAGATGGACACAGCAGAAGAACTGCAG GTTGCAAATTATGGAGTTGGCGGTCAGTACGAACCTCATTTTGACTTTGGAAGA AAAGATGAACCAGATGCCTTTAAAGAACTCGGAACAGGAAACCGAATCGCCACTTGGCTCTTTTAT ATGAGTGACGTGTCAGCAGGCGGCGCTACAGTCTTCACAGATGTCGGAGCAGCAGTATGGCCTAAAAAA GGTACAGCAGTGTTCTGGTATAACCTTTTTGCCAGTGGAGAAGGAGACTACAGCACAAGACATGCTGCCTGTCCAGTATTAGTAGGCAGCAAATGGG TATCAAACAAATGGATACATGAACGAGGTCAAGAATTCAGACGGCCCTGTGAAATCTCAGAGAATGAATGA